The bacterium nucleotide sequence TGGCGGTCCCGATGAGCAGGACGGGCAGCAGTGCCGTAATAATGCTCGACCAAAATTCCGGCATTTCATTCTTGGTCGGTTGCTTCGCGCTGATGAATTCCTGCAGAGGTCTGGCTTCCACTTTTTTTACCAGCCGATAGAAAACAGGGCCGGAGAGGAAAATGGCCGGAACCGTAATAAGGATGCCTTAGAGCATGGTTTTGCCATAATCGGCGCCGAAGGTATGCAAAATAGCCTTAGGCGCCGGATGAGGAGGAGGGTATCCATGGGTGAACGATAATGCAGCCAGCATGGGCAGCCCGACGTATAACAGCGGCAGTATTATACCGGCAATGATAATCAGCAGGGGCATACATCTTTTTCTGGCTAAGTGTTCCTGTGAGGGATTCGCAAAAGATGGAGATCAGGAGAGCCAACAATCTGGCGCAAAGTCAGCTGTATTATTCTCAACGGAAATAAAAAGTGCCCTGCGATTTCCGGCAATCGATGTCATGGCGCAATGAACATTTTCCACCATCCCTGTATCCTGGCGGCGTGATGGCCCCGCACCAGCACCATGTGGTTGCCGAGCGGATGTAGGAGCAATTCGTCGAGAGGAGAAGCTTCCTCGAACCGGATCAGCGCCTGGGTGCGGCAGCGGTGGGGACTGCTGCCGGTATCGATAAGCTCCGCATCGGCGACCCAAAGCCGGTCGAGATCCGCGCCGCCAACCCTGACTAGGGTAACCGGCCCGAGTGCAAACACGCCGGCGATGGCAACCCCGCAGCCGGTCTCAAAATGGGTGGCCTCTGCATATTGGGTGACCAGCGTAGTCGGGACCGTGCAGTGCGCCAGCCACAGCCCTTTTTTCAAGGCGTCGATCTCCACGGGATTAGCCATCCAGGCGGCCTCGTCCAGTAGAAATTTCAGCCAGAGCATGGTGGCGGTGCTGACCAGATCGCCTTCGCAGCCGGCGATGATCCCCTTATCGTTCAACCTGGACAAGGCAAAACAGCCATGGGTATTGTAGCGTTGGAAGAGGGTGAAGCATTCAACGCTCAAGCCGTCCAGCTGTTCACGGGCCACCAGACGCTGCAGCCTATCAAACACCCTGTAAGCCGATCGGAACGGCAGGGCGGAGGTGTCAAATCCGCTGATCCCGTGAAAGGCCGCTTCGGGCTGAGCGTCTGTGAGACCGCCAAAGACTGCATCCAGGGCAAAGCGGGTTATCGTAATCCCCCAGCGGGTTTTGAAAACCGCATCGTCAAAGGTGCTGGCCACCAGCCATTCGGAAGGCTCGCCGATCAGTCCAATCGTGGCTAGCTGCAGGGCCCGGTGGACGAACAGGTCGCAGACCCGCACGTTCAGTATATCTCTCGCCTGGCTGTCCGCTCCGTCCTTGAAAAAAATGATTTCTCCTTTGAAATGGCGCTGGCGGATGAAGGCTAGGGCCTCTAATGCAGCAGCCAGGGAATTGTTACCCGGATGGGCGATGAGCAGCACCGGTTCCCGTGCGAACTCGGGATTACGCCTAGCCAACAGCCCGGCGATTAGGGCCTCAGTTCCGCCGGATAGAATGAGCAGGATCAAGGGCGTGCTCCCGTCCGCCTGCTCTGCCTCCACTTCATGCCCGTCGATGGCCTCCAGGCTGGCCGAAAAATCCTGACGGATCGCCTGCATGGTTTTGATATCGCTGATGGCCGAGGCCAGGGGAATGTAGCCGAAAGCCAGAGGATTCTGCCTGTTCACACGTCGCTTGTTCCTTTACTCTGATCCGATAAAAGTCCCGGGCTCTTCCATCCGAGCCATTCAAATGCCCATCGAAGCCACCCGAGCCCCAAGGTGCCGGAATTGGGCTGCTTGTGGCATAATAGTCATAAATTCCGCAAAATGCCAGAAAAAACTGGAACAAAGGAAATTCATCCCGCTGCATTGGTCAGCCTGGCCCTCACGGTGGCACGGACGCTTGCCGCCTCGACAGGAGAGAAGAAATCGGCCGCCCAGCGAACAGGCAACCCCGCCCAGAGCGGGGAGGTCCGGTGGACGAATCCAGAGGAGAATGGAAATACTTTACCGGCCGGGAGGGTTGATACATTAGAGTGGCAGGGAGAATTCACACGCCGATGATGTCCATCGGCAAACCTGGAACTGACAGGCTATACATCGCCCGCCTGAGAGGATCTCCATGAACAAGAAGCCTATTTTCATCGCACTGCGTGGCGTCATCCTTGTCACGCTCTTTGTGGCCCTGTGGTCCTGGATTGCGGCGCTGGTGCACCGCCTCGATCCTGTCCTGGGAGTAGCACTGCCGGGATGGCTGCGGCCCCTCGGCTGGATTCTACTCATTGCCGGTGGGGCCTTAGGGCTGGCGAGTGTCTGGCTTTTTCTTACAACCGGCAAGGGCACGCCGGCGCCCTTCGATCCGCCACAAGTGTTTGTGGCCATCGGGCCATACCGCTACGTTCGCAATCCAATGTATGTCGGAGGAGTACTCGTTATAGCCGGAGTGGGCTTGATCGTCCCGTCTTGCGCCATTCTCATTCTTGCCGCTCTGGTCTGGGGCCTTTTACAGGTCATGGTGGTGTATTTTGAAGAGCCGGAGTTGAAAAAGAGATTTGGCAGATCATACGAAGAGTACACTAGGAAGGTGAATCGCTGGCTGCCGCGGCTGGCATCTTGATTGGAAGCCGAAATGTTCGAACGGAAAAATGAAAAACTGGCACCCTTATCAATCTTCATTAAGCGAATGGCCACCTCTGCAGGTATGGCCGGGATCTTGATTGCGATAGCCCTCCTCATTGGAATTTTCGGCTACCATTCGATTGCCGGGTTCAACTGGATTGATTCTCTTCTTGAGGCCTCAATGATTCTCGGAGGGATGGGACCGGTTCACCCTCTTAATGATTCTCAGGTTACGGCAAAATGGTTTGCGTCCGGATATGCACTTTTCAGCGGGCTGGTATTTATTGCCGTGATGAGTATAGTGCTGGCCCCCATTATTCATCGCATTTTGCACAAGTTTCATATCGATGAAAGGGACTTGAACTAGTTTCGCGTGCGGGCGCAGCCGTCGTTGGAGCCCTGACGACGCATCAGGATTGGTCGGGCTGGTCACTTCCTGTGCCAGCGTATTCTGCTTGTTGCTGGTTGTTCTCACAAGCGGTGTTACGCTGCTGACGGTGGTCAACCTCGCGGTGAAAGGGCTTGGCGCACCCTTTGCAGTTGCACTTAGTCGCAAATTGGCAGTGGATTGGCTATATGCCTGGACGCGTAATCCCATGGTCTTCGCTGTCTTGTGTTTGGGCGTCTCAATAGGGCTTTGGTTTCAATCCCTACTGTTTGTGTTTTGGGTTTTAATCCTGTTTGCCCCTGCCTTGCTCTTCTTTGTGAAAGTCTATGAAGAGCGGGGATTGGAGATTCGATTCGGGGCATTGTATCTGGGAACAAATCCAGAACGCTGATGTTGTTGCTAAAAAGGCCAAAAGGTTTAAGCATGTTTTGTCTTCAGAGCGAATCATTGCTTCCGTTGACCAAAAGTTAACACTCCCTGGCGGGTGCGCCTCCGCAGTGCTGCAAACTGTCACGCAATTTTGCTCATCACGCATGCACAAAGTTCTGGAGAGGTATGTGATGACATCCAATGCGGCTGAAATTGTCAAGGCTTTCATCGATGCAATCAACCGCGGCGATGTTACCCGGCTCTCCGATCTGATGACCGAGGATCACATCTTTGTCGATTCGGGTGGTTCCCGCTCACCCAAATCAGCCGATTTGATCAGAGGATGGAGTGACTGTTTTTACATGATTCCTAACTATAGAATCAAGGTCGAGACAATTCTCCAGAAGGAGAACCTGGTTGCGGTCTTTTGAACAGCGATCGGAATGTACAACGGGAATCGTGGGCTTGTCCCGGAGAGCCAGATCAAAATTACCAGCAGCATGGAGGGCGGTCGTGGAGAACGGCAAAGTCAACTTGTAGCAGGTGTATGCA carries:
- a CDS encoding isoprenylcysteine carboxylmethyltransferase family protein translates to MNKKPIFIALRGVILVTLFVALWSWIAALVHRLDPVLGVALPGWLRPLGWILLIAGGALGLASVWLFLTTGKGTPAPFDPPQVFVAIGPYRYVRNPMYVGGVLVIAGVGLIVPSCAILILAALVWGLLQVMVVYFEEPELKKRFGRSYEEYTRKVNRWLPRLAS
- a CDS encoding methyltransferase, producing MVGLVTSCASVFCLLLVVLTSGVTLLTVVNLAVKGLGAPFAVALSRKLAVDWLYAWTRNPMVFAVLCLGVSIGLWFQSLLFVFWVLILFAPALLFFVKVYEERGLEIRFGALYLGTNPER
- a CDS encoding nuclear transport factor 2 family protein; the encoded protein is MTSNAAEIVKAFIDAINRGDVTRLSDLMTEDHIFVDSGGSRSPKSADLIRGWSDCFYMIPNYRIKVETILQKENLVAVF